From a single Hymenobacter sp. YIM 151500-1 genomic region:
- the trpS gene encoding tryptophan--tRNA ligase gives MSRILTGIQSTGRPHLGNLLGAILPAIELSKNAQNESLYFIADLHSLTTVRDADTLRQNTYAVAAAWLACGFDTDKNLFYRQSDVPQVTELAWYLSCFTPYPMLANAHSFKDKSDRLSDVNAGLFTYPVLMAADILLYDADVVPVGKDQLQHLEITRDIAAAFNSRYGETLVLPQARIDQELMTIPGIDGLKMSKSYGNTIDIFADDKFLLKTIRSIVSDSTPLEAPKNPDTDTTFKLYSLLATPDETAAMRANYLNGGYGYGHAKQALYELILRRFATERERFSFYMNNLPEVDARLAEGARKAQAYGAEVLNKVREKVGYLRR, from the coding sequence ATGTCCCGCATCCTTACCGGCATTCAGAGCACGGGCCGCCCCCACCTGGGCAACCTGCTCGGCGCTATCCTTCCGGCCATTGAGCTGTCGAAAAACGCGCAGAACGAGTCGTTGTACTTCATTGCCGACCTGCACTCGCTCACGACGGTGCGCGACGCCGACACGCTGCGCCAGAACACCTACGCCGTGGCCGCCGCCTGGCTGGCTTGTGGGTTCGATACCGACAAGAACCTGTTTTACCGCCAATCCGACGTGCCGCAGGTGACGGAGCTGGCCTGGTATCTGTCGTGCTTCACGCCTTATCCGATGCTGGCCAACGCCCACTCATTCAAGGACAAGTCGGATCGGCTGTCGGACGTGAATGCGGGCCTGTTTACCTACCCCGTGCTCATGGCCGCCGACATCCTGCTCTACGACGCCGATGTGGTGCCCGTGGGCAAGGACCAATTGCAGCACCTGGAAATCACGCGCGACATTGCCGCGGCCTTCAACAGCCGCTACGGCGAGACGCTAGTACTGCCCCAGGCCCGCATCGACCAGGAGCTGATGACAATTCCGGGCATTGATGGCCTGAAGATGAGCAAGAGCTACGGCAACACCATCGACATTTTCGCTGACGACAAATTCCTGCTCAAAACCATCCGCAGCATCGTGTCGGACAGCACCCCGCTGGAAGCCCCCAAAAACCCCGACACCGATACTACTTTCAAGCTTTACTCCCTGCTGGCCACACCCGACGAAACCGCCGCCATGCGGGCCAACTACCTCAACGGCGGCTACGGCTACGGCCACGCCAAGCAGGCCCTCTACGAGCTGATTCTGCGCCGCTTCGCCACGGAGCGGGAGCGGTTCAGCTTCTACATGAACAACCTGCCCGAAGTAGACGCCCGCCTCGCCGAAGGCGCCCGCAAAGCCCAGGCCTACGGCGCCGAAGTCCTGAACAAGGTCCGCGAGAAAGTAGGGTATCTGCGGCGGTGA
- a CDS encoding queuosine precursor transporter yields the protein MSKRKQQLYLVLSGIFITNALLAEIIGVKIFSAEALLGLPGNLTAGVLIWPVVFVTTDIINEYFGREGVLRVSYLTVALILFAFLVIYLTTKLPPAAFWLDVNKTDAQGRPFNIDYAYQSIFRQGGNIIVGSIVAFFVAQVLDATVFQLLRRATAGRYVWLRATGSTLVSQLVDSFVVLFVAFYLFGNWTLEQVLSVANTNYWYKFAAAILLTPVLYLAHFLIDRYVGREAAA from the coding sequence ATGTCTAAAAGAAAACAGCAGCTCTACCTGGTGCTCAGTGGCATTTTTATCACCAATGCGCTGCTGGCGGAGATTATTGGGGTGAAGATATTTTCGGCGGAGGCCCTGCTGGGGCTGCCCGGCAACCTCACGGCCGGCGTGCTCATCTGGCCCGTGGTGTTTGTCACCACCGACATCATCAACGAGTACTTCGGGCGCGAGGGCGTGCTGCGGGTGAGCTACCTCACGGTGGCCCTGATCTTGTTTGCCTTTCTGGTGATTTACCTCACCACCAAGCTGCCTCCGGCGGCCTTCTGGCTCGACGTCAACAAGACCGATGCCCAGGGCCGGCCGTTCAACATTGACTACGCCTACCAAAGCATCTTCCGGCAGGGCGGCAACATCATTGTGGGCTCCATCGTGGCTTTTTTCGTGGCCCAGGTGCTCGATGCCACGGTGTTTCAGCTGCTGCGCCGGGCCACGGCGGGGCGTTACGTGTGGCTGCGCGCCACGGGCTCCACGCTGGTTTCGCAGCTGGTCGATTCGTTTGTGGTGCTGTTTGTGGCCTTCTACCTGTTCGGCAACTGGACGCTGGAGCAGGTGCTGAGCGTGGCAAACACCAATTACTGGTATAAATTCGCGGCCGCCATCCTGCTCACGCCGGTGCTCTACCTCGCCCATTTCCTCATCGACCGGTATGTGGGTCGGGAAGCCGCCGCGTAG
- a CDS encoding ribonuclease Z — MEFELKILGSASATPFLDRHHTAQVLTVNGSQYLIDCGEGTQHRLMEYKIRHQRIHTIFISHLHGDHFFGLFGLLGTMHLNGRQEPLRLFGPAGLDEILTTQFRHSATHLGFELEFTAVDTTQPALVFEDKNLTVHTLPMRHRIPCCGYLFREQPRRRRLLAERLPAGLTPAQLGALAAGDDVVDAAGHLLVRNADVTAAPRPARTYAFCSDTLYTPGLAELVHGVDLLYHEATFLDELRDRAQLTHHSTARQAGQLARQAQVQRLLIGHFSSRYRELEPLLAEARTEFEPTDLAVEGLTVSV, encoded by the coding sequence ATGGAGTTTGAGCTGAAAATCTTAGGCAGCGCCTCGGCCACCCCCTTCCTCGACCGGCACCACACGGCCCAGGTGCTGACCGTGAACGGCAGCCAGTACCTGATTGACTGCGGCGAAGGCACCCAGCACCGCCTGATGGAGTACAAGATTCGCCACCAGCGCATCCACACCATCTTTATCAGCCACCTCCACGGCGACCATTTCTTCGGGCTGTTTGGGCTGCTGGGCACCATGCACCTCAACGGCCGCCAGGAGCCCCTGCGCCTGTTCGGGCCAGCCGGCCTCGACGAAATCCTGACCACGCAGTTCCGCCACTCCGCCACTCACCTCGGCTTCGAGCTGGAGTTTACGGCCGTGGATACCACCCAGCCGGCGCTGGTGTTTGAGGACAAGAACCTGACGGTGCACACGCTGCCCATGCGCCACCGCATTCCGTGCTGCGGCTACCTGTTTCGGGAGCAGCCGCGGCGGCGACGCCTGCTGGCCGAGCGCCTGCCCGCCGGCCTCACGCCCGCCCAGCTCGGCGCCCTGGCCGCCGGCGACGATGTGGTGGACGCCGCTGGCCACCTGCTGGTGCGCAACGCCGACGTGACGGCCGCACCCCGGCCCGCCCGCACTTACGCCTTCTGCTCCGACACGCTCTACACGCCCGGCCTGGCCGAGCTGGTGCACGGCGTGGACCTGCTCTACCACGAGGCCACCTTCCTAGACGAGCTGCGCGACCGGGCCCAGCTTACCCACCACTCCACGGCCCGCCAGGCCGGGCAGCTGGCCCGCCAGGCCCAGGTGCAGCGCCTGCTCATCGGGCACTTCTCCAGCCGCTACCGGGAGCTGGAACCGTTGCTGGCCGAGGCCCGCACCGAGTTTGAGCCCACGGACCTGGCCGTGGAAGGCCTGACGGTTTCGGTTTGA
- a CDS encoding STAS domain-containing protein produces MKYSIDKKETYTIITIDEKKLDTTVAPDLKSEFVKLNAEGINNLILDLSNVKYTDSSGLSSILIANRLCNSTGGLLVLTGLQDHVMKLITISKLESVLHILPTVEEGIDRIFLHAIERDLTSKE; encoded by the coding sequence ATGAAGTACTCCATCGATAAGAAGGAAACCTACACGATTATTACGATTGACGAGAAGAAGCTCGACACTACCGTTGCGCCGGATCTTAAATCGGAATTCGTGAAGCTAAACGCGGAGGGCATTAATAACCTGATTCTTGACCTCAGCAACGTAAAGTACACGGACTCGTCGGGGCTCAGCTCTATTCTGATTGCCAACCGCTTGTGCAACTCCACCGGCGGCCTGCTGGTGCTCACCGGCCTGCAAGACCACGTGATGAAGCTTATTACCATCAGCAAGCTGGAATCGGTGCTGCACATTCTGCCCACCGTGGAAGAAGGCATTGACCGGATTTTTCTGCACGCCATTGAGCGTGACCTGACCAGCAAGGAATAG
- a CDS encoding DUF4198 domain-containing protein — protein MPLSFAPGFRKAFCVPICLAAGAAAAHEFWLEPARFVVAPGAAVHLRRLVGESFRGQAWAGQSRRVVQLLHLAPGSAPTNLLPAATAADTLSTTVVLRRPGTHLLALASNEALLALPADQFTAYLQAEGLTQALALRQQRGHAAQPGREAYRRCAKTLVQAGPALPSDTARAWGRVAGLPLELVPEQNPYQLGPGAALTVRVLAAGRPVAGQLVRLWRRGARPQALLSTVHSNQNGRALLRLSEPGEYMVSTLRMQPVARPDADWQSTWSTLTFSFQPVSQP, from the coding sequence ATGCCCCTTTCCTTTGCACCTGGTTTCCGGAAGGCCTTTTGTGTACCTATCTGCCTGGCCGCTGGCGCCGCTGCGGCCCACGAGTTTTGGCTGGAGCCGGCCCGCTTTGTGGTGGCACCCGGCGCGGCGGTGCACCTGCGGCGGCTGGTGGGCGAGAGTTTTCGGGGCCAGGCCTGGGCCGGCCAGAGCCGCCGGGTAGTGCAGCTGCTGCACCTGGCGCCTGGCAGTGCGCCCACCAACCTGCTGCCCGCCGCCACGGCCGCCGACACGCTCAGCACCACGGTGGTGCTGCGCCGGCCCGGCACCCACCTGCTGGCTCTGGCCTCCAACGAAGCCCTGCTCGCGCTGCCCGCCGACCAGTTCACGGCCTACTTGCAGGCCGAAGGCCTGACCCAGGCCCTGGCCCTGCGCCAGCAGCGCGGCCACGCTGCCCAGCCCGGCCGCGAAGCCTACCGCCGCTGCGCCAAAACCCTGGTACAGGCCGGCCCCGCCCTCCCCTCTGACACTGCCCGCGCCTGGGGCCGGGTAGCAGGCTTACCCCTGGAGCTGGTGCCCGAGCAAAACCCCTACCAGCTGGGGCCCGGCGCAGCCCTCACGGTGCGGGTGCTGGCTGCCGGGCGCCCCGTGGCCGGGCAGCTGGTGCGGCTGTGGCGCCGCGGTGCCCGGCCCCAGGCCCTGCTGAGCACGGTGCACAGCAACCAAAACGGCCGGGCACTGTTACGCTTATCCGAGCCGGGCGAGTACATGGTCAGCACATTGCGTATGCAGCCCGTAGCTCGCCCCGACGCCGACTGGCAAAGCACCTGGAGCACGTTAACGTTCAGTTTTCAACCGGTTTCTCAGCCTTAA
- a CDS encoding fasciclin domain-containing protein: MPLSHPWPMLRVLALWVCAALGLSLTACDDDEATTPPASSQNIVQVAQGNASFSVLVAAVTKADLGTTLSGTGPFTVFAPTNDAFAKLQPPFNTAANITAITDANQIATLRSILLYHVVGANIKAADIPAGASSRTTARPASSGVNDNTIYLTKSGANVFINGRTRVVTADVAASNGTIHAIDNVLMPPSQTIAQLVTSAASRATNPEFTLLLQALQRPAAAPILAAAGNAGVNVTVFAPTDAAFRALLGNNSLSSVSDADLTAILSRHVISTGRVFSSDLAAGTVATLGGNVTIGTTTSGGFTVRGGSGTAANIGNTAATVDILATNGVVHVIDQVIRP; this comes from the coding sequence ATGCCCCTTTCTCACCCCTGGCCGATGCTGCGAGTACTGGCGTTGTGGGTATGTGCCGCGCTCGGCCTGAGCCTGACGGCCTGCGACGACGATGAGGCCACCACGCCCCCGGCCTCGTCGCAGAATATTGTGCAGGTAGCCCAGGGCAACGCATCCTTCAGTGTGCTGGTGGCCGCTGTTACGAAAGCCGACCTGGGCACTACGCTGAGCGGCACGGGTCCTTTCACGGTGTTTGCGCCCACCAACGACGCCTTTGCCAAGCTGCAGCCGCCCTTCAATACGGCCGCCAACATCACGGCCATTACCGATGCCAACCAGATTGCCACGCTGCGCAGCATTCTGCTCTACCACGTGGTGGGAGCCAACATTAAGGCGGCCGACATTCCGGCCGGCGCCAGCTCCCGCACCACGGCCCGCCCCGCCAGCTCCGGTGTCAACGACAATACCATCTACCTGACCAAGAGCGGCGCCAACGTCTTTATCAACGGCAGAACCCGCGTGGTAACAGCCGATGTGGCAGCGAGCAACGGCACCATCCACGCCATCGACAACGTGCTGATGCCGCCCAGCCAGACCATCGCGCAGCTGGTGACCAGCGCTGCCAGTCGCGCCACCAACCCCGAGTTTACCTTGCTGCTCCAGGCCTTGCAGCGGCCCGCCGCGGCACCCATTCTGGCCGCGGCCGGTAATGCTGGCGTGAACGTAACCGTGTTTGCGCCCACCGATGCTGCCTTCCGGGCCCTGCTGGGCAATAATTCGCTCAGCTCCGTCTCCGACGCCGACCTGACGGCCATTCTTTCGCGCCACGTTATCAGCACGGGCCGGGTGTTTTCCTCGGACCTGGCGGCGGGTACGGTAGCCACGCTGGGCGGTAACGTTACCATAGGCACGACGACCAGCGGTGGCTTTACCGTGCGTGGTGGCTCAGGTACAGCGGCTAACATCGGCAACACAGCCGCCACCGTTGACATCCTGGCCACCAACGGCGTGGTGCACGTCATCGACCAGGTAATCCGGCCCTAG
- a CDS encoding glycosyltransferase: MQAPQPTPDPIVPDALLVEVAWEVCNQVGGIYTVIRSKVPATVQGWDDRYCLLGPYFAQQAQGEFEPYDDQQLQAFQDPFAGAVREMRRRGYDVCMGIWLVTGRPRVVLINPFQAYPQLAQLKTDLWLHHAIPTPDHDDLLHQVVAFGHLAKVFLQILAAEVVPPQRVVTHFHEWMTGVAIPALRREQVPLHLVFTTHATLLGRYLAMNDPNFYDHLMQVEWQAEARHFNIEPAVTMERAAAHGAHVFTTVSELTVRECIYLLDRIPDAVLPNGLNIERFVALHEFQNLHQQYKSKIHEFVMAHFFQSYSFDLDKTLYLFTSGRYEYHNKGFDLTLEALARLNYRLQQSNLDGQVVMFFITKRPFYSINPQVLQSRAVLNEVQETCEAIERQVGERLFYAAAASTDHRLPDLDALVDDYWKLRYRRTLQSWKTTSLPPVITHNLVDDAQDEILSFLRRANLVNNRHDRVKIVYHPDFVSPASPLFGMEYGQFVRGCHLGIFPSYYEPWGYTPLECVARGVPAVTSDLSGFGDYVMQTVPQHEEKGIFVVRRQEKSFDEAAEELTDMLWQFVQLTRRERITQRNQVESSAELFDWKNLRHHYDRAYALALERE; encoded by the coding sequence ATGCAAGCCCCCCAACCTACCCCCGACCCCATTGTCCCGGATGCCCTGCTCGTGGAAGTTGCCTGGGAGGTCTGCAACCAGGTCGGCGGCATTTACACCGTCATTCGCTCCAAGGTGCCGGCCACGGTGCAGGGCTGGGACGACCGGTACTGCCTGCTGGGCCCCTACTTCGCCCAGCAAGCCCAGGGCGAGTTTGAGCCCTACGACGACCAGCAGCTTCAGGCCTTCCAGGACCCGTTTGCCGGAGCCGTGCGCGAGATGCGCCGCCGCGGCTACGACGTGTGCATGGGCATCTGGCTCGTAACGGGCCGCCCGCGGGTGGTGCTCATCAACCCCTTCCAGGCTTACCCGCAGCTGGCCCAACTCAAAACCGACCTCTGGCTCCACCACGCCATTCCCACCCCCGACCACGACGACCTCCTGCACCAGGTGGTGGCGTTTGGGCATCTGGCCAAGGTGTTCCTGCAGATTCTGGCCGCCGAGGTGGTGCCGCCCCAGCGCGTAGTAACGCACTTTCATGAGTGGATGACGGGCGTGGCCATTCCGGCCCTACGCCGCGAGCAGGTGCCCCTGCACCTGGTGTTTACCACCCACGCCACGCTGCTGGGCCGCTACCTGGCCATGAACGACCCCAACTTCTACGACCACCTCATGCAGGTGGAGTGGCAGGCCGAAGCCCGGCACTTCAACATTGAGCCGGCCGTGACCATGGAGCGGGCCGCCGCCCACGGTGCCCACGTGTTTACTACGGTGAGTGAGCTAACGGTGCGGGAGTGTATTTATCTGTTAGATAGAATTCCGGATGCCGTGCTGCCCAACGGCCTCAACATCGAGCGGTTTGTGGCCCTGCACGAGTTTCAGAACCTGCACCAGCAGTACAAGTCGAAGATTCACGAGTTTGTGATGGCGCACTTCTTCCAGTCGTACTCCTTCGATTTGGATAAGACCTTGTACCTGTTTACAAGTGGGCGCTACGAGTACCACAACAAGGGCTTCGACCTGACGCTGGAGGCCCTGGCCCGCCTCAACTACCGCCTGCAGCAAAGCAACCTGGACGGGCAGGTGGTCATGTTCTTCATCACCAAGCGGCCCTTCTACAGCATCAATCCGCAGGTGCTCCAGAGCCGGGCCGTGCTCAACGAGGTGCAGGAAACCTGCGAGGCCATTGAGCGGCAGGTGGGCGAGCGGCTGTTCTACGCCGCCGCCGCCAGCACCGACCACCGCCTCCCCGACCTCGACGCCCTGGTGGACGACTACTGGAAGCTGCGCTACCGCCGCACCCTGCAAAGCTGGAAGACCACCAGCCTGCCCCCGGTCATCACCCACAACCTCGTGGACGACGCCCAGGACGAGATTCTGAGCTTTCTGCGGCGGGCCAATCTGGTAAACAACCGGCACGACCGGGTGAAAATCGTGTACCACCCCGACTTTGTGTCGCCGGCCTCGCCGCTGTTTGGCATGGAATACGGCCAGTTTGTGCGGGGCTGCCACCTGGGCATCTTCCCCAGCTACTACGAGCCCTGGGGCTACACCCCGCTCGAGTGCGTGGCCCGCGGCGTACCCGCCGTCACGTCGGACCTCAGCGGCTTCGGCGACTACGTGATGCAAACCGTGCCTCAGCACGAGGAAAAAGGCATTTTCGTGGTGCGCCGCCAGGAAAAGAGCTTCGATGAGGCCGCCGAGGAGCTGACCGACATGCTCTGGCAGTTTGTGCAGCTCACCCGCCGGGAGCGAATCACCCAGCGCAACCAGGTGGAAAGCTCCGCCGAGCTATTTGATTGGAAAAACCTGCGCCACCACTACGACCGGGCCTACGCCCTGGCCCTGGAGCGGGAATAG
- a CDS encoding sulfatase-like hydrolase/transferase — protein sequence MKHSYPPDFLVHQQGRHRPHVGPLGLGAFLLLALVSFLMAFITKPANRLRTPLAQTAPATPKLNVLLVVSDDLGTQLSCYGDKVMKTPNLDQLAVEGTRFSKAYVTQASFSPSRSSMLTGLYPHQNGQIGLAYKGSTYEMKAGVQTLPTLLKAAGYRTGILGKLHVYPESAFRFATKETWFFTNDVQKTADRAKTFFTASTEPFFLMVNYNDPHRRFRKQVAGLPATPLTGADVPTWYFQSSVNGPGQRDSIAGYYNGVKRIDEGVGMLMQALKAAGKDHNTLVIFLGDHGSPFARSKQTNYEAGVRVPFLVRLPGQGRPNFTSNALISTVDIVPTVLDATGVAIPAGLAGRSFKQVLNGPGYVRRDALCTEYTSHIFSKGYYFPRRTVTDGRYKLIVNLLPGRVFGGAASDNDNAPTFAAEPRYNNTLVRTVFNTLKTPPAEELYDLNVDPFEFTNLAGQTSGVNKEKQDELRAKLLKWRQDTQDPLLDPAQLKALTDRHDNPGGTTPVAARASLSAAANTEQPAAASLHLEVSPNPTSGVCTVTGAATNGRVEICVVDVRSGRVIALETVAAEGGFRRVYLLKRYGPGVYVVKARSSQGQVQSRRLVVE from the coding sequence ATGAAACATTCTTACCCGCCCGATTTCCTGGTGCATCAGCAAGGCCGCCACCGTCCTCATGTGGGGCCGCTGGGCCTGGGCGCTTTCCTGCTGCTGGCACTGGTCAGCTTTCTGATGGCCTTCATCACCAAGCCGGCCAACCGCCTACGCACCCCGCTGGCCCAAACGGCGCCCGCAACTCCCAAGCTCAACGTGCTGCTGGTGGTATCCGACGACCTAGGCACCCAGCTCAGCTGCTACGGCGACAAGGTGATGAAAACGCCTAACCTCGACCAGTTGGCCGTGGAGGGGACTCGCTTCAGCAAGGCCTACGTAACCCAGGCCTCGTTCAGCCCTTCGCGCAGCAGCATGCTCACCGGGCTCTATCCCCACCAAAACGGGCAAATCGGGCTGGCCTACAAGGGCAGCACTTACGAGATGAAGGCGGGCGTGCAAACCCTGCCCACCCTGCTCAAGGCTGCCGGCTACCGCACTGGCATCCTGGGCAAGCTGCACGTCTACCCGGAGTCGGCGTTTCGGTTTGCTACCAAGGAAACGTGGTTTTTCACCAACGACGTGCAGAAAACGGCCGACCGGGCCAAGACCTTCTTCACGGCTTCCACCGAGCCCTTCTTCCTGATGGTCAACTATAACGACCCGCACCGCCGCTTCCGCAAGCAGGTAGCTGGCCTGCCGGCCACGCCGCTCACGGGCGCCGACGTACCGACGTGGTACTTCCAGAGCAGCGTGAACGGGCCGGGCCAGCGCGACAGCATCGCCGGGTACTACAACGGGGTGAAGCGCATCGACGAAGGCGTTGGGATGCTGATGCAGGCGCTGAAAGCAGCCGGCAAAGACCACAACACCCTGGTCATTTTCCTGGGCGACCATGGCTCGCCGTTCGCGCGCAGCAAGCAAACCAACTACGAAGCCGGTGTGCGCGTGCCCTTCCTGGTGCGCCTGCCGGGCCAGGGCCGTCCCAACTTCACCAGCAACGCCCTGATTTCGACGGTGGACATTGTGCCCACGGTGCTCGACGCCACGGGCGTAGCCATTCCGGCCGGACTAGCGGGCCGCTCGTTCAAGCAGGTGCTCAACGGCCCCGGCTACGTGCGCCGCGACGCGCTGTGCACCGAGTACACCAGCCACATATTCTCGAAGGGCTACTACTTCCCGCGCCGCACCGTCACGGATGGCCGCTACAAGCTGATTGTGAACCTGCTGCCTGGCCGCGTTTTTGGGGGCGCAGCTTCCGACAACGACAACGCACCCACGTTTGCCGCCGAGCCCCGCTACAACAACACCCTGGTGCGCACCGTTTTCAACACGCTAAAGACGCCGCCCGCCGAGGAGCTGTACGACCTGAACGTGGACCCGTTTGAGTTCACCAACCTGGCGGGCCAGACCTCGGGCGTGAACAAGGAGAAGCAGGACGAACTGCGGGCCAAGCTGCTGAAGTGGCGCCAGGACACCCAGGACCCGCTGCTGGACCCCGCCCAGCTCAAGGCCCTGACCGACCGCCACGACAACCCCGGCGGCACTACCCCTGTGGCGGCCCGCGCCTCGCTGTCCGCGGCAGCCAACACCGAGCAGCCAGCCGCAGCCTCGCTGCACCTGGAAGTAAGCCCCAACCCCACCAGCGGCGTGTGCACCGTGACGGGGGCGGCCACCAACGGCCGGGTGGAAATCTGCGTGGTGGATGTGCGCAGCGGCCGGGTAATAGCCCTGGAAACGGTGGCAGCTGAGGGAGGCTTCCGCAGAGTGTACTTGCTGAAGCGCTACGGTCCTGGTGTGTACGTGGTAAAAGCCCGCAGCAGCCAAGGGCAGGTGCAAAGCCGCCGGCTGGTAGTAGAGTAG
- a CDS encoding sulfatase-like hydrolase/transferase, with the protein MKYFVLSAAARWPRMLALSCLLGLPASLSAQEVKKYNVLFFYVDDLRPELKSYGVEHMSTPNIDKLAGSAVQFQQAHCQQAVCTPSRASMLTGTRPDVTKVYDIHKYFRTTPALANVVTLPQIFTNNGYTTVRVGKVFHQEDDQSWNGKAASLADPAGKVVDDGNAIQVVDKPDNLFKDGITASKAVATLAQLKDGGKPFFLAVGMSRPHLPFVVPQKHWGKYPNVLLPPADYVQLPKDIPSIALGGSGLQEFRGYNDMESQPQGPFTGNVAKDLRRAYFAAISHTDEQIGRVINELDRLNLRENTIIVLVADHGFKLGELGQWGKFTNFELDTRVPLIMDVPGAPGNQKRRQQVELLDLYPTLCDLTGLTKPAHLQGTSFKHLFVTNTTAAAKPAVFSQFPRWQDDRKINIMGYSMRTPRYRFTRWQEQPNPSVVIARELYDHETDPLEKKNIIGTADPNLVKQLDQQLTDALKVQAAEAAKISTAARGAAPQPSRAADDAEAETTLAVFPNPSEGIFHVQLDPQTWTGASVRVVDGIGRTVRQLTYQGQEWLPLDLSQQKAGLYQLRVEKGPRVKTQALQKH; encoded by the coding sequence ATGAAATACTTTGTCTTGTCTGCTGCAGCCCGCTGGCCGCGTATGCTGGCCCTGAGCTGCCTGCTGGGGCTGCCAGCCAGCCTCTCGGCGCAGGAAGTCAAGAAGTACAACGTGCTGTTCTTCTACGTCGACGACCTGCGGCCGGAGCTGAAAAGCTACGGCGTCGAGCACATGAGCACCCCCAACATCGACAAGCTGGCCGGCAGCGCAGTGCAGTTTCAGCAGGCGCATTGCCAGCAAGCAGTGTGCACGCCCTCACGGGCCAGCATGCTCACCGGTACCCGCCCCGATGTCACCAAGGTGTACGACATACACAAGTACTTCCGCACGACGCCGGCCCTGGCCAATGTTGTGACGCTGCCCCAGATTTTCACCAACAATGGTTACACTACGGTGCGGGTGGGCAAAGTCTTTCATCAGGAAGACGACCAGTCCTGGAATGGTAAGGCAGCGAGCTTGGCTGACCCCGCCGGGAAAGTAGTGGATGATGGCAATGCTATTCAGGTAGTAGACAAGCCGGACAACTTATTCAAGGATGGCATAACGGCCAGCAAAGCTGTGGCTACGCTGGCGCAGCTGAAGGACGGTGGCAAGCCGTTCTTCCTGGCTGTGGGTATGAGCCGGCCCCACCTGCCCTTCGTGGTGCCGCAAAAACACTGGGGCAAGTACCCGAACGTACTATTGCCGCCCGCTGATTACGTCCAGCTTCCGAAGGACATACCCAGCATTGCCCTGGGGGGCTCCGGCCTGCAAGAGTTCCGCGGCTACAATGACATGGAAAGCCAGCCGCAAGGACCATTTACAGGTAACGTAGCCAAGGACCTGCGCCGGGCTTACTTCGCGGCCATCAGCCACACCGACGAGCAGATCGGCCGGGTTATCAACGAGCTGGACCGCCTGAACCTGCGCGAAAACACCATCATTGTGCTGGTGGCCGACCACGGCTTCAAGCTGGGCGAGCTGGGCCAGTGGGGCAAGTTCACCAACTTTGAGCTGGACACCCGCGTGCCCCTCATCATGGACGTACCCGGCGCGCCCGGCAACCAGAAGCGCCGGCAGCAGGTGGAGCTGCTGGACCTGTACCCTACGCTCTGCGACCTGACGGGCCTGACCAAGCCGGCCCACCTGCAAGGCACCAGCTTCAAGCACCTATTCGTGACCAACACTACCGCCGCGGCCAAGCCGGCCGTGTTCAGCCAGTTCCCGCGCTGGCAGGACGACCGTAAAATCAACATCATGGGCTACTCCATGCGCACGCCGCGTTACCGCTTCACGCGCTGGCAGGAGCAGCCCAACCCCTCGGTGGTTATAGCCCGCGAACTGTACGACCATGAAACCGACCCGCTGGAGAAGAAAAACATCATCGGCACCGCCGACCCCAACCTGGTGAAGCAGCTCGACCAGCAGCTCACCGACGCCCTGAAAGTCCAGGCCGCCGAAGCCGCCAAGATTAGCACCGCCGCCCGCGGTGCCGCGCCTCAGCCGAGCCGCGCTGCCGATGACGCTGAGGCCGAGACGACGCTGGCCGTGTTCCCGAACCCGAGCGAAGGCATCTTCCATGTGCAGCTCGACCCGCAGACCTGGACCGGAGCCTCCGTTCGCGTGGTAGATGGCATCGGTAGAACCGTGCGCCAGCTCACCTACCAGGGCCAGGAGTGGCTGCCGCTGGACCTGTCGCAGCAGAAAGCCGGCCTCTACCAGTTGCGCGTCGAAAAGGGACCCCGCGTGAAAACGCAGGCCTTGCAGAAGCACTAG
- a CDS encoding GIY-YIG nuclease family protein — protein MYVYILTNLTRTVLYIGMTNDLSRRLNHHQRGRGTEGKFTSLYQADRLVYFEVCPDALQAIVRKKQLQGWTRAKKEALITAFNRAWETINPYTWRGGRKA, from the coding sequence ATGTACGTTTACATTCTCACTAACCTAACCCGCACTGTGCTTTACATCGGCATGACCAACGACCTGTCGCGCCGGCTGAACCATCACCAGCGTGGCCGGGGTACCGAGGGCAAGTTCACCAGCCTCTACCAAGCCGACCGATTGGTGTATTTTGAGGTCTGTCCTGACGCGCTCCAGGCCATTGTGCGCAAAAAGCAGTTGCAGGGCTGGACCAGAGCCAAAAAGGAGGCTCTCATCACGGCCTTCAATCGGGCCTGGGAAACGATAAACCCGTACACCTGGCGCGGCGGCCGAAAAGCCTAG